Genomic window (Acropora muricata isolate sample 2 chromosome 11, ASM3666990v1, whole genome shotgun sequence):
TAATTTGTCGTGTCATTTatcaaattgacgtcagttttttatCTGTCTATCCTCTAATTGATTATAAAATTACGTCATAAGATGTGTTTTGAATCATAGAGTGCAGGGAGTggattttttcttgttatctcATAGTCTTATCATTAATTAGGGGACAGAAAGATAAGAAAACTGGCACCAATTTGAGTCTATTTCCTTGGTAAAAAGATAACGAGCTGAACTAgaaaaaatacgattttttttattaaaactaGCTCAATGACAAATCCTGCATGCATGCTTATTGGTTAAAGATGACAGGCATAgaaatttcattggctaaaagTGTTGGGGTCACTCTGGGGTCGCGTCATTAGTTTGCATAAAGTAAAATTTTGTCCGCCTTTTAGTTAATGATGAGCCAATATTTGCGCGAGAAATCAGTCTCTCTGTCTGTCATCCCTCCCACCTTTCGAAGGGGTGGCACCAAAGGCTTCCActtcctttttgttttactGCGATTTGACAACGTTAAAAAAACAGGCAGTTAAACAAAGCACCTTTCCTCTGACTATGTCAACAAGCGCTGAAAGCAGTTTGAAGAGTCGTCGGGAGAGGTGGCTTGTATTTTTAATAAAAGTTGATCTTCAATTATTAAAAGTCGCACTAATTTTTTTGTCTAAAATATTGTTACCACGATGagatatttattttaaaagttgaataaaaaacttgttcttcgtgcattgttgaggtaTATAAGCTCTTCGGAATTTTCAGCAACACCATAGAAGTGCAAAAACACTCGCCTACGGTTCGTGCTTCTCTAAGCACTTATCTCATGTTTTTAAAATTCCCAAGTGGTATTATGGTATCTTTGAAAGTGGCATATAATTGTTATACATGGAATGTGTGTGGCTCAGCAGTTAGAAATTTAACCCCTACACTGTTGAAACCTaaagtttttgcttttatttataATTCGTAACGAACCAGTTGAACAACTTTGTGATGTGtcataattatttcatttatgaTTAATTTATTATCGCTGAGTATTCGAACCTGTAGGGAGTGTCCATTTGCTTTAACATTAGGTCAAAAAGAACTTATTGAAAGTAAGTAAACGACAGGACCGACAAAACTCGATATTAGCTAAAATCCTTTCTGTCTTTTAGCTACTGTGCAATATTCAGTCAAGATgtgttggtcaaaaaaaaactatgacttccttcccttttctttttaaaacaaatatgaAAGTTGTTTTTTTGGGATCTTTCAATGACTGTGTTATTTGGACACCTTCGCAGAGAACCCTGCAGTTCTACATCAAGCTGTGGCAGCTAATAATTTGGGTAACCAAGGACACAGGGCAATCCCAGAAACAGTGCAACGACATCCTCTGGATGCTGTAGTGACCTCATGCAGCGAAAATAGTAAGTCAAGAAAACGAAGAATTTCAGAATGCTTGAATGTGTATTACTTTACTGTTATCCTCGTTATGAAggtttcatgttttttgttAGGAAGGCAAGGTGTATGTCATGGAGCTTCTGGATGTTTACGAAAGTATGGAGGTATGAGAAAATAGTGTTTCAAGCAAGCTCGTGCTATTTCAGAGATGTACGGAATCCAAGGAGtcaattatttttcataattaagGATTTTCAAGTTATAAGGACTTGTTGTAGAAGGTTActggtcaaaatgaaattcaacgAAATGTGAGTTAACAATTAATCATTCTTCTGCGGCAAAATTCAGAAGCTAACTAGAACCAAAACGTTTTGACCAGAATTGTATCTTAACCCGTGATATTGTAGTCAATCCTGTCTTTAGAAAGTGTTATACCTGTGACTGTAACAGAATATTCTCGGAAGTGCGATTTGTCATGTTCAGTCCCGATTTAAACCTTGCCTACAGTATGCtggacattttctttttttgcattgtAGCTGAATTCCTTGTAAATTGTTATTGTTCGCTGTGTTTTCTTAGattgttcatttttttctgttatgaAATTAGAAATTTGGTGCTACTAATTTGAACTATGAAATACGAGGAAAGAGAGCCACGAACATTTGAAGATCACTTATTGTTTGGCTATTATTTTTGCAGAGGCAAAAATGGTGGTTCATTTGAGTGGTCTTTACAATAAACTGCGTAAACTAAACGATACTACTGTAAGTCTGTCATGTGTTTTCAAAATTGCTACTTCGTGTCAGATGGATGGTGGTTCAAAGCTGCGATGAAAGAGACTGTGAAATCAGCACTActgcaaataattgttttgttgttgtttttgtttttcttagaGTCATATGTCAAGTTGTTAATCAGCACAAGAAATCtcgagaaagaaaaagaagaagctatgaaagaaatgttaacaCAAGAGGTCCATAGctatttaaaatttaatgatcatTCCGGAGATGATCTTCATCAGGCAATCGCATCCTTCACTGTCCACTTAATTAACGTCTACAAGGTACGCTTGGTCACTCTTGGTGTTGCTTCTGTCATCATCTTTCTGGACTGTCCTACACTAGAAAGTCTTGAGCGTCTATGGAGTGACTGTCTCTCTGGTCATCTCCATAAAGTGGCTGAGCGATACCTTGTCACCGACGAAATGAAGAAGAAGCTCGACCTGGAGACAATTTGCCTGAATGCAACTATAGAGCAAGAAAACTACTGGAACTGCAAGAAGGCTCTCATGGAACGTCCAAGTACATGTTCAGGTGAGTTTAAACAAAGCGTTTGGAAAATACAGTTATATTTCTTCTCAAGAGTCAAGCTTGGCCTTTCAGTTTCAAGAGTATATAATTCACACGCGATTTACAGGAATAATGATTTGAATAATCGTTATCGTTATTATCACAACGACGCTGATGatcataatattattgattgaaATTTCTACAGCTGCAGAGGCACTTTACATTATTAAAACCTCACACATGATGAAAATTACGGAGATACAAAAACGTATGCCCTTTTAGATACCAagttaaatatttcatattttgaaatgaaatttaaaaaaaaaaacttgcaaaaaGAACGTGCGCGTGAGAAGCAATGTCTTCAAGTTGGGACGTAGGTTACGTTTTCGTCTCTCGGCCTTCAAATGAATTGCGCTGAAACGTAGTGTTTTTAAAACGTTTTCAACTGTCCAAGCGCACACGTCTCCTTCCTCGCGTTTCTGACATTTTCCCATTTTTTTGAACGTGCAAGAAACTAAGGAATATATCGATTGCGGGATCAAATTCCGCCCTGACCCTTGGCTGCGATTTTTATCGTCTGTTATCCGAAATTCAACTCCACCACGCTTTGTAAACAGCGACCTGGTTGCCTTTTGCCAGTTATTTCCGTTGACACCTACTCTTCCAGAATATGTTCCTCCGGCTGACAAGtatgtaatttctttgtttgttgcaTTAATTCTATGCTCATTTATTTCTTAATTTATGGTAAACAGAAATAGATGACGGAGACGGAAATGATAGAGTCTACACCAGTAACAAAAGACCATTCCAGTCATTGGGTAACTATCGGAAAACacttgagtatcatgaaaaacgattgaaaattgcaaaagaagtcgaTGATCGGGCTgaggaaggaaaagcctatgaaaatctcggtGATGCTTATCAGTgcctgagtgactatcaaaaagccattgaaggTTATGAAAAACAGTTGGAAATTGcactagaaatcggtgatcgcggTGGAGAAAgcagagcctatggaaatctcggtaagaCTTGCATGTTAgtaggtgactatcgaaaggccatCAAGTATCacgaaaaaagtttgaaaattgcaatagaaatcggttatcgggctggagaaggaggagcctacggaaatctcggtattgcttaccggGCACTtggtaactatcgaaaagccattgactaccttgaaaaaaaattgaaaattgcaatagaagtcgatgatcggtccggagaaggaagaacctatgaaaatctcggtaatgcttaccagtccctGGGTGACCATTCAAAAGCAATGGAGTACTATGAAAAACAGttggaaattgcaatagaaatcagtgatcggagtggagaaggaagagcctatggaagttTCGGCATTGCTTACCATtccctgggtgactatcgaaaagccattgagtattatggaAAACAGctggaaattgcaatagaagtctgCGATCAGGcaggagaaggaagagcctatggaaatctcggtattgcttaccaagCACTGGATGGCCATCGAAAGGCCATTGATTACcttgaaatgaaattgaaaattgcgatagaaatcggtgatcgggccggagaaggaagagcctatggaaatctcggtaatgcttgcatctcactgggtgactatcaaaaagcgattgagtattatgaaaaacatttgaaaattgcaatagaaatcggttatCGGCCTGAAGAAGTAAGAGCCTATGaaaatatcggtaatgcttaccattcCCTGAGTGACTATgtaaaagccattgagtatcatggaaaACAGTTGGAAATTGCAGCAGagatcggtgatcggggtggagaactAAGAGCCtttggaaatcttggtaacGCTTACAATGCACTGGGTAGCTATCGAAAAGCCttcgagtaccttgaaaaagagttgaaaattgcaatagaaatcggtgatcggggtggagaagaaagagcctatggaaatctcggtaacgcctACCAGTCCTTGTGTGACCATCTAAAAGCCGCTGAGTATCGTgaaaaacctttgaaaattcCAACAagaatcggtgatcaggccggaaAAGGAGGAGCCTTtgaaaatctcggtaatgcttaccagttcctgggtgactatcgaaaagccattgattatcatggAATACAActggaaattgcaatagaaatcggtgatcggggtggagaaggaagaggctacggaagtctcggtaatgcttaccagtgcctgcgtaactatcaaaaagccattgattatcatgaaaaacagttgaaagtttcattagaaatcggtgatcgggccggagaaggaagaggatatggaaatctcggtaatgcttaccagtccctgggtgactatcggaaagccattgagcatcatgaaaaacatttgaaaattgcaatagaaaccgGTGATTGGGATGGAGCAAGAATTGCTTATTACAACATTGGAACTGGATACTTTTCTCTGAAACAATTCAAAGATGCGGTGGACAATTTTGTTTGCTCTGTGGGAAGCCTTTAATGCGTTGAGATCTCGCTGGAAGTTtaaagatgattggaaaataagCTTTCATAAGCTTAGCGAAGGGATGTACACTGACTTATGGAAGTCGTTCCCAATCAAAAGGTCGGTTAGActttgtttgcggctgaacaaggacgagcACAGACTTTGTCTGACAACTTTTGATTCAATGTAAGCTTCATACGTTCTTATCAGCTGCTACAATTGACCCCAAAGACAATATCTCGCCTTTTCACAGAGCTTCTTTCACCAATTCCTTTTGTAGCAATTGAAGGACTTgcgatcaacatctggtttctgagcAGGGGAAAGTAAGTTATATTTCGGAAACGGAGGCTGGAGGGTGTTAGAACAGAGAAAGATCCTGTACGCGCCCTACTACGATCATTTTGAGAAAAATTAGGAACTGAAGAAAGAGTATGTGAAGATGTGATAAGTCACCCGTAACTGCCCCTCTAGCAGAGAAGTGTACGAATAAGTGAAAAAGCATCCCAGTGTTCAGACAATCATTTCAAGGCATTTTGTGATAAAactattttgtccttgctaagGAGGCTAGTGGgttaattagcacaaagacaacaGAATATGTTTCTGGGCGCCATTTACGGAGTCGGTCTATGATTTGTCGAGATTTGTCAAGAGAAGATAAACCGTGGTCAGATTatatgtttaaatcattacttTCTCTGGAGACGCAAAACTAGCAAATGTAGGAAAAAACGAAACACTGAAGTTTAGTATCAAATAAGTtaataaaggtcaaatttccaccgtgaagagataagaaagctgatgtttcgagcgttggcccttcgttagagcgtGGGATGTGTGTGGTTACAATTGGGGGAAGAAGCTAGGCGATTGGTGGAAATATAGTGAAGTGAACATATGAATAAATTCATTGAACGAGGAGACGTTCGTTGATTCCACGAGCGTTAAGATTGCCAAATTGAAAGAAGATTTTTCTTTTCGAAGTTTTTACGGCGTTCTGTATTTCCTTCGTGTAGGGACATTAGCAGATTGTTATGTTGTGGCTAGAGTGGTTCGCAAGGTTGAAATGACTCGCAACGTTTGGAAGCAtctttttctccttctttttcCTTAATCTACATAGGAGAAACACGAAGAAAACTTGTAGACCTCTAGTCGCTTTGACGAAAGGCCAGGACTCgagacgtcatcttcgttaGTTATCTGAAcgttggctccaaaagcgatcaacgggccgaaatctcggagAACATCGTTCGGTAGGACGCTCTGGTGCCACGTCCAGAGTTACTGCgctcattttcctc
Coding sequences:
- the LOC136890201 gene encoding tetratricopeptide repeat protein 28-like produces the protein MGNSSVQEKLKVALMNCSKGAAAPGGSLTVVLNAIRVLRPKAVFSVGTCISLGLEKAKMGDVVISSKLSTAEGFKTPGSPLLGNLVRDAPYGWDAPLKNPDEWEVNIHCDGDILSQSMREKCRYDDICEQYPGAVAIETEGEGVYAAAYDANIEWVVVKGVASYFHQSHSATSEWLSFASTMAASVVAKMLSDPTVFREWPHYNQENPAVLHQAVAANNLGNQGHRAIPETVQRHPLDAVVTSCSENRRQGVCHGASGCLRKYGESYVKLLISTRNLEKEKEEAMKEMLTQEVHSYLKFNDHSGDDLHQAIASFTVHLINVYKVRLVTLGVASVIIFLDCPTLESLERLWSDCLSGHLHKVAERYLVTDEMKKKLDLETICLNATIEQENYWNCKKALMERPSTCSEIDDGDGNDRVYTSNKRPFQSLGNYRKTLEYHEKRLKIAKEVDDRAEEGKAYENLGDAYQCLSDYQKAIEGYEKQLEIALEIGDRGGESRAYGNLGKTCMLVGDYRKAIKYHEKSLKIAIEIGYRAGEGGAYGNLGIAYRALGNYRKAIDYLEKKLKIAIEVDDRSGEGRTYENLGNAYQSLGDHSKAMEYYEKQLEIAIEISDRSGEGRAYGSFGIAYHSLGDYRKAIEYYGKQLEIAIEVCDQAGEGRAYGNLGIAYQALDGHRKAIDYLEMKLKIAIEIGDRAGEGRAYGNLGNACISLGDYQKAIEYYEKHLKIAIEIGYRPEEVRAYENIGNAYHSLSDYVKAIEYHGKQLEIAAEIGDRGGELRAFGNLGNAYNALGSYRKAFEYLEKELKIAIEIGDRGGEERAYGNLGNAYQSLCDHLKAAEYREKPLKIPTRIGDQAGKGGAFENLGNAYQFLGDYRKAIDYHGIQLEIAIEIGDRGGEGRGYGSLGNAYQCLRNYQKAIDYHEKQLKVSLEIGDRAGEGRGYGNLGNAYQSLGDYRKAIEHHEKHLKIAIETGDWDGARIAYYNIGTGYFSLKQFKDAVDNFVCSVGSL